The Quercus lobata isolate SW786 chromosome 4, ValleyOak3.0 Primary Assembly, whole genome shotgun sequence genome segment CCCCTGAGAATTATTTATTCAATGAAAGAGATTTGAGTTGCACATTCGGCTCTTCCAAGGTGCAAAGCTGTTCCCCCTCCTCTCACTGCTTTCATCTGAGTTTTTGATGAGGGtttttttccatcctttttTCACGCATTGTGTGGTAATCTGTACAATGTGAAGTTGTAACTTTAGGGTTTGTAGGGGGGGTGGGTTAATCACTTGATACTGTATGAAAAGGACATTAccttaatgaaattttctttttgtaaaatgATTACTGTATAACAGCAATTTTGAGATTGTTCCATTTGGTTTCTTAGCATTTCATATGCATGCAATTTGCCGTGAGTGGTGTTCATGTCCTTCATAAAATGGCATCATACTATTGAGCTCTAACTTGACTGACACGTCTTCCTATTATAAGTTCTAGATGAAGGGCGATGTCATGGATTCAAGATCCATTGGGTGCGTGTGTAACTTTACCGATTTAAAAAACAGAAAGTGCTCCATCTGTAAGTGTAAGAGTGCATAGCCTTACCTTTTGAGTTTCACATCAGTTTACTTGAGACTTTGATGGACTGAGCTAAACCATTCAGTTCCATCTCCTATTGTTCTGTCATCCTCCATTGCTTAAAAAGGTGACAGCACCGGTGGTGCATTTCATATTATGATGAGATATATTCTTGTGATGGTTTCAGACTTCAGAGCACCTATAGGTCCTATACTGTTGAGTCAGTAATCATATGCAAACAGCTCTTGTATAGATTATGGATAATACGCCATCTAAAAGTAGACGAAAATCCTCATACTTTTAATTGATTGTATTTACATTATGATTCTTTTAAGTGCAGGTGCCATCTCAAAATGCCATGTTTTTAGATATTCCGTGTTAGATTACAAATCACATGAACTCGGTTATGtcttcttaaaaaagaaaagaaaaaaaagaacttagTTTATAATGTGGGAGGCTGAGAGAATTAAACTGGCGGTTTGTATCTGATGTACGAATTAATTGAAAAGTATATGCAAATTAGGGAAACGATTCATTAATATCATTgaaattgaacaataaattCGATAGtcttaatttatattattaggcaaagctgagagaaaatcgaattagatttcaaattggacttcaattaaagtttaattttgcaccatgtgtttcatctaatctaacttttaaatttttgtgccaagtgagttaatatagtgtaaaaattagatttcaattaggGTTAAATTTTGCACTACGTGTCttatctaatctaaatttttaaaatttttgtactaagtgagttaattcagtgTTAAACGaagagtccaatataaataaacttaggtaatatatatatatataaaccaaagcttagagaaaatttgattagaattaaaattagattttgcCTTTGTTAGcttttcatacaaattaaattgtttagatttttgagttttattttattttatttttattatatattttttttgaacaaacgagtgtattcttattttatttttttataccgTTTCTAATTACATATTTTGTATGTGAAGATCTTGAATATAACAAACTGTAATTGACCTAAATGATCCTATGCACCCATCtccattcaatttaggagatactattgaactaatttattttttttattttgtgttgtatttattAGAATTTCATGGATAGTGATaatgaattgatattgtatatgtagtgtctaatagtgattttcaaaattatatatataatagtagtgtaatgagaaacttggTGTAACCAATGTCATTAAAATTGCAAGGAAAAATCATTCTAGTACCTCCAAATATCTTGGTTGAAGTAATgtcttatatatttaataatctaaactaacatcaatagcaCCATTATAATTTATCATTCTTGTGCGTAAGCACAGGTTACATActagtaaaaataaaaggaaaaaaaattacctcAAAGTTTTGCAAATTGCATAATGAAGAGCCttatataagattttctttcaaaagtacgaaaaaaaattatagtaaatgACTTAAATACTTTGAAATAagtaacaaaaagttatttcaaatttctttaaaattttggtaatataattttaattaaatattcttaactttttagaattttactagattaaattattttgataatatatatatatatatatatatataaagccaaaACTtggagaaaattcaattagattttaaattaaatttcaattgttGGCTAATTTTGTGCCTTGTgtccacttaaattttttaatctttgtgtcaaCTGAGTGcaaattactaaaaatttaatattaatgaactataaaataaaaattaaaaaccaattgTGTATCTATCAATAAAAAtcatcacacaacaaagattatcATGCGTTCtatattagttaaaattaaaaaaattatcataattagtattaaatttaTGCAAGAATTTTAACATGTAACTAATTACATTTactttttctaataattttaatagttatttatatttttatgataaaaaagtgtttatttttaaatgcatttatgcatatgcatgagtcACACACTAGTTTCAATGTTAGCAAGCAACATTATGTAAGCATGTCATATGACGTATAATTTATAGTGTTTATAATGAGTCATATAATAATGTATACAAGATGCTATgcttattatatattattaacaaTATGTCTGTGCCATgtacaaattaacaaaaaagtaAACTGATATTATTGAATTTCAACAatgaaataaatagtaataatatattaaattatttgataaaaGCATATTGTGTAGCAAGacataattttcattaaaaagaaattatggaGGATGATTAAACCAATTTAAAATGAATAACAAAAGCTCTTGTAAACTTCTTGAAACTTATAGTAATAgaatttaatagaaaaatatttaaatttcttgaaacttgGTAATAGTGTTTTATTTAGAGTAAATTGTGTTACTTATTGtatgaagaataaaaattatatcaatttttttttacaaaaagttTACAAACTAAACAAGACAATAGATGTGATTGGTGACatatcaacaacataataaataaatttattaattattaaatattattattatttttttaaattaaaaatattagtttGGTAAGAATTATGTAGTAAAATTGATAGTATTCCTAACAtcattataatattaataatacttaTAGTGAGAAATATAACAAAAGCATGTTATATGACCTATAACATTTATGTTGAATTTACGGATGGCATATGAGAGCCAACTTTTCATGTAATAGATAATGCTTAAATGAGTTACATCGtctataatttataatctatataaaacaatatcattttttacttttagttGAGCTCAATGTATTGTGTCACATAAGTTGTTGAGAGTTCACATTTTTTCACGTTAttattttagtatatatatatttttaattgaatttaaattctattctatatttaaactaccataatgatcaaattttatattttgaaaaaaataaaagaaaaaaattattattattattattattattttttgggtatattGTTCAAGTTACCAACTAGTGTAAATATAACATGAAGATATCATTTTCATTATACTAGATTATAGGGCCAACTTGAATACTTGATATAGTTTGAAGCTTGagtggataattttttttttgtgggggggggggggggggggggattaaACCAAGGTTAATTTGATGAATTAATTCTAACCAAAACAATGGTAATTTTATATAGAGAATTAAATATCATAGTTCAAGcatataatttaacaaaaagaaatgaaaaatcattatattttaaaagGGTGTTTACTTTATCCTGGATAAAAGGTAATGCATGAAtaagtaaagttgtaatttatttatttatttttattttggtattaagagagagatagagattaTTTTAGGTGTGGTTTTATGAAAACATTTGACTTTAGGTTGACCTCATGATATTTTTGTTACATAAACTTTTAATGACTCACAATTTTACATGTCAATCttctaatataaatatatatatatatatatatatttaaaaaaattaaattctattctatatttaaatgCTCAATTAGAATCTTAACCTATCATAGTTTGTGgctttagtattttattttctattaaataatagaataattagttatatatataaacataatcataataaatacctaTTAGGAAAATGTTTGGCTTCAACTGTCAATAGGAAGATGACATGTGTCCCGTTATGTGTAATTCACATAACTCACTTGGTTTATTGGGTTAAGTGAGTCATACACAATGCATATGATAATGATAAATTTCATCTTCCTATTGGTGGTTAGAAGTTAGaacccaaaaatccaaacatgTATGAAACCAAACTTTGTCCTAcctattaataattatcataattatatatttaattgattcatataatacaaaattataataactaCTCATTAATATCTATCATAATTAGGCTTGTCCATGGGTCGGTctgggtcgggtttgtgcccaacccggaacCGACCTGACCAAATTGGGTCTCCTAACCCTGGACCCGTCGACGGCAGTAGTTTAGGTGGTCGGATGTCAACGGTTCGCCAGTCGGGTATTGGTTGGTTTCAGACTATGTAAATCGTGCCAGATTTTGCAGAAATCGTCGTCAGATTTTGCCGAAATCTCTGGTTTTTGCTAGATCTGACTGGATCTCAAAGAGATCTTGGcggatctaaaaaaaaaaaacctgttttCCTGATTCTTATGTCATATCTTGGGGATATGCTAGAATGATGATCTTGATGACTTTACTCTTTATTCGTGTGTTTTAATTATACAACATAAAACACCATCAAATATACCACTTAATTAGGATCAGTAGATTGTCCTTTAGAGGCTTATAAGCCTGTTATTGTATAAACTCTTTAATATCTAAATAATACTCCccttttatccaaaaaaatgaaaaagaaattaccACTTTAttgggttaaaacttaaaactagtttttttgtGAATTAAGAAATTCAACAAATTATTTCAAACAATCTCAACAGATATTGTAACCAAAATTCTTAAGTCTAGAACATAATTCAATCACACAGTACATAAACTATACAAAAATACtaacgtaaaaaaaaaaaaaaaaaaaaaaaaaaaaaaaaaaaaaaaaaaaaaaaaaaaacctttccaTTTGAAGAGAAATATCGTAGGAACAAATCGGGGTTGAGTGTTGACTATGAATCCTTGATAGACTAATTGAAGTTATTAACATATATTTTTCTCCACCTTCCAACTCCAAACAAACACGCtatcataaaattaattatttattctcaagTTAATGCCTTAAAAACAAGATTGACACCAATAACAGataatacaagtaaaaaaatctctatattagcaacaacaaaaaaaaaaaaagaaggtaaaagtATCTCAATAAGAATTACATCacaattttctcataaaaaactataaacttTAAGAGGTCAAAATGctcaaaaagtcaaatattatgATGGAATTCACCCACCAAAGTCCTACAAATCCTCCTTgatattcaaagttcaaaccttTGAAGAAATTCAGAACTCGTGAGTcgtcgtctctctctctctctctctctcattctgtTTTCTttcccaagtaaaaaaaaaaaaaactctaatttttatttcCAAGACCACTGATAGTTATGGTTTTCTTACTCTTGTTTACTGGAAAATTGAATCATAATTTAATTCTTCAATTAAAATAGATCACCTTTTCTTATCCTATAAAGATAAGAAAAACGATTGTACTAGAggatatcaattttttataattttttcacaaaGGCTAATATGAtatattgtaattaaaataacatcattttgACATTAACACATCATTGGtatcatttttattaatgaTGATTAGTATTACAAAATACCGTGGGTTTGTCAGTACTTAACCCTAACTCTATTATTcactccaaattaaaaaagaaaaagaaaaaaaaaaaaccccaacacTATTAAATAATTTCTTTGTTGCTTACTTGGCTTTTGCCACTTAACCTAAACATCATATTGCTACGTTGAGATATGAAAGGAAAGAGGTTAATGCAATGATACCAAAAGGTAAAATACTATTACATACTACACACTATACACATATTGCTTTTTAACTGAAATTACGATTTGAAATTatgattttagttaaaaaacaATGTATATATACAGTAAGTAGTGGATCTAGGAATTTTATTTAGGATgatcattaagaaatttaaattaccacaatatttttcttagtaccattttttaaggaaaaatgaaattagaaattatttttattgaataggttGAACAAGTTACAAATTTAtccttttgttttataataggtattttgttgaataattttttcatttgttgttgtttggtcttgtattatttttgtttggtttatgtttgttgttatttgggttaatatttattattattattatttaagcttaaaaaaagagattaagaattatgtttggggcagaattaattttggagtaatgctacgtccataacatttttataataaatcttatgcaaaaaTCTGTTATTAGTgggtaaaaaataatattagtatttgaccctaattagaatcaataacaacttactacatttatatttattataaaattattgtgaaaatgttgtgaatgtagtaGCACTACTCTTATTTTTGCTGAAcccaaatctatatatatatatatatataatcgaaaCCTCTGCTAgtaccacaattttccacgttagcacaatattttaaaaaaaaaattccacgcaacacaatatttaaaaaaaataaaaacattataactcctcaaaatcctagcaaccttacccctctcttaagttaagaaatataaagccacggtttctacaaactctctctctccaacacaaatttccacatcagcacatctatatatatatataaaaccgaagcctttgctggcatcacaattttccacgtcagcacaatattaaattTTGGCCGGGCTAGGATTCGCTGCTagtttttgtaattctcaaatcagggtgttcaaaatttttattagggtagtcacaataggttagtttagcatataatatttttttagtaagttaatatatacattttttttgtaaattaggATTGTCTTTTGACCGCTTTGGCTTGCAGGTAGAGCCGCCACTATGTTTGGAATAACCATTACTCGTAACAAAGAAAGTAGGTGTGTGATGACACCggccaaacaaaaattttggataattttAGAATATGCCTTGCCGGAAATCTCTTAAGTCTGAACAAGTCATATGCTTATATATTGGAAAATAAAGCAGTCTCTTTCACCAGAACCTAACCATGGCTACAAAACTAGTTACAAGATGTTCACTGCTTATGCAggttttggttttctttctGGCTGTTGTTCCTGATGCATTTGCTTTACCACTAAACAGGTTGAAATCTCTGACTGTAATCAAGGAGGTAAACCGCAGAGGGCCTTATCTTGGTCTCATCACAGTGTATGAACCTGAAGAGAATGCTTTTTTTGCTACTGGGGCTTTTAAGCCTCACAAGACTCACCCATTTGTAGACTTATCAGGTGAATTTTGTTCCCCTCCATCTATGGCTTGTTGAAGTTGTAGTTTTATTGGTATTAAATTAGTTTGTTAAAAATACAACTTGAAATTTGCAGGTCGGCGATTCCGGGTTGGAAAGATACATGGTGAGAAAGTCATCTATGTGAGATGTGGGGTTGGAATGGTAACTAAACACACCTTTAGATTCTAAATACTATAGCATACACCATGGTGGTTAtgttatttttgaataaaaattatcagTCCCACTTAATGTTTCATGAATAATAGTTggtcacactttttttttacgTGACATAATATTAAAGTTAGTAAAGCATAAAATGGAACACAAAAAATGACGTCGCTATTTTACTAGATGCTATTTTAATGACCAAGAATACCAGCTACAACTAGTTTAccttaatatttaaattttcttatatatatataatcaatatcTATGTGCCTTGTTAACCTTTATAGTTGTTATTTTGATTGGTGTTGGGTAAATCAGGTAAATGCTGCAGCAGCAACACAACAAATGCTGGATTTGTTTGACATAAAGGGCATAATCCATTTTGGCATTGCCGGGAATGCAAATGATTCTATGTCCATTGGAGATGTTATCATTCCCAAACAATTTGCTAACACTGGCATTTGGGGCTGGGTGGTATATATTTAACTCTAAAACTTTAGTGTCTTTTAatctttatatgatttttttttttttgctttggttGTTCTATGTACTATATGTTCTGTGCTGCTTATGTGAGGAAAACTCTTTTGTTGACAGAACCTTAATAGTACAACGAACCTTAGCGATGTTGTTCACTTGGATATTGCAAGCTACAATGTACCAAAAGGTGAAGGAACTAATTTGTTGGGACATATTGGGTATAGTGATGAGGAATTCTACTCTGAGTTGGGGAAGCCCAATACTGCTCAGCCGCTGTTTTGGGCAGAAACAAGTAAGCATTGGCTTCATCTTGCTGCCAACTTGGAGGTATGACTAACATTcaagcttcttcttcttactttttggattatttttattattaccaTGTATTTTCTAGTCAACAGAAAGATAGATCAGATAggaaatttggaaatttgtagGTGATTTTGAAGTTTAAATTGTTAGGTAAGGCAATGACAAGTCAAATTGAgttcatataaattataatagataagGAATTGTATGTAACATTATTACTCCATGCCTTAACATCCAAAAGTCATTTTGCATAGCCCCAAAACACCAAATGTGCAGTGCCCAAATATAAGATAGTGACAAGTATTGACAACTAGGTATAGTACTACagccaataaaaaaagaaggaaaattaaAGTTTCTCCTTTGACATTTTCTTCCATTCTGtcatcaaattaattaatttaggtaAAATATGTGTAAGGTAATTTGATGATCGAAATTTCAGGAAATGACTGATGAATTGATCTAGAACTTTATAATCTTGTTGATAATCAAAatctattttgggttaaatttttaatttggtactCCAACTTAATATAGACGGCAAAATCTACCTAAACCTATTTACCCAACTAAACCCAAGTATCATTTACCCAAATCACTCAACTCTGAAATATCCCAAAACTattaaaaagaccaaaatacccttaaaaccaccaaaatgactaaaatacactctaaatgaccaaaaataccaTGAAACCtctaagatgaccaaaatactaaaaaatgttctaaaatgacaaaaaattacTCATAAACCCCTAAAATAACTCAAATACTccaaaattaaagataaaattaaaaatttagtttGGTCCCTTGATAATTAATCATATAAACTTAGTTCCAAttaattgtatcaatttagtcCCCTTTTGAAATCAACACAATTTTATCATTGAATCTTCTCTCCATTTAAAGTTTAACGAAATTAGTTAGTGTGGCAAATGgaatataaattaaaagattataatataaagtttaaaaaaaattaaaatcaactgttaatttcattaaaattcaaacaaaGAGGAGAGTTCAAGGTGaaattgaattgattttgaagGTTAAGCAATTTATATTGATACAATTAATAGTTGAGAAACTCAATTAAACTTTATCTCATAGTTTGAGGATCAAATAAGTAgggtattttctttttattgattgTATTTTCAATTTGAGTACTTTTTCAGGGGATGGAATTGGAACAGTGTGTGAATTCAAGCTTGTGCCTCCCACACAAGCCCAAGCTAGTAGTTGGACTAAGGGGATCAACATCCAACATTTTTGTGGATAATGCAGCTTATAGGAAATTTTTAGTTAGAAATTTTCACGTGTCATCCGTAGATATGGAGAGTGCAGCTGTAGTAATGGTAAGTTTCTTAATCACTCTATATACCAGTTATAAAGCTTGAGTTCAACTATAGTATCATTTACAAATTGATAGCTTAATAATGATTGGcaggcaatatatatatatatatattaaag includes the following:
- the LOC115987164 gene encoding bark storage protein A-like; the encoded protein is MATKLVTRCSLLMQVLVFFLAVVPDAFALPLNRLKSLTVIKEVNRRGPYLGLITVYEPEENAFFATGAFKPHKTHPFVDLSGRRFRVGKIHGEKVIYVRCGVGMVNAAAATQQMLDLFDIKGIIHFGIAGNANDSMSIGDVIIPKQFANTGIWGWVNLNSTTNLSDVVHLDIASYNVPKGEGTNLLGHIGYSDEEFYSELGKPNTAQPLFWAETSKHWLHLAANLEGMELEQCVNSSLCLPHKPKLVVGLRGSTSNIFVDNAAYRKFLVRNFHVSSVDMESAAVVMTSLSNGSPVIVFRGLSDLAGGQSGGNAILKFGPLAALNTAKAVVQFIKTLQ